A segment of the Lolium perenne isolate Kyuss_39 chromosome 3, Kyuss_2.0, whole genome shotgun sequence genome:
tcttgtgtgagactagtttGCTGAGAGAACTACAGAGATAATCACTGCTGCTTGTTGATGAGAGAATTAGAAGAATTGTCATCTTGTTTTGTAGTCGACTATTTATAACTCCCTCTGTCCCATGATATAAGATGCTATTACAACCTAATAACGCTTATATTTGCTTGTAATAAAATCTTACATTATGGATGGAGGGACTATTTTGTTCATGTGAATTGTTGTGTTGCATCGAGATTATGTTGCATCAAATGTTTTTTGTTTGAAACAGAGATATTTGGTAGTTATAGAAAATTAAATAACTATCTGTGAGTGGGATATAGAGAGTGTGATTTGCCGCTTCCATCGGTGTCCACAGAACAGTGAAGCGGCAAATATTTGTAGAGAGCTCTCAAAAATGAACTTATACAAAGTCAAATTGCCACTTCCGTTGGACTTGCTCGTCGGCCAGGCTAGACTTTATCCTGTTGAAAAATACTTTTGTTATTTTCGTTATTCTGCACCAGCTAGTTTTAACTGAATCCTCATGCTTGGATCAACTTTTTGTCTGCCAGATTTTGATATTTGTGAGGGGGGTGATACCTATTCTTGTATGCAACCTGCGAGCAGTTCCTGAGGATTTGGCAGGTACCAAGAAAGAAACTGTTGGACAATCTGTCATGTGCATCTTTCATGATTAGGGGCTGAAGCAGGATTCTGTCTGCTCTCTGGAATATTGATGCCAACTGTGGCGAGTTTCAGGCTATTCTGATTGAGCCAACAAGGTACCCAATCTGGGATTTTCAGCTGGGGCTGCAATTTTGATTGGCGTGTTCGTCAGTTCTGCTGGCAGATGGGTTGCAAGTATTCCAAAGTGGAGGATGAGGAGGCCGTCAGGAGATGTAGGGATAGGAAGAAGCTCATGAAGCAACTTGGCTGTCGCCGTGTCGACCTTGCGGCTGCACACATTACCTACCTGCAGGCACTCCGCAACACTGGAGCCACCCTCCGCCAGTTTGTGGAGGTGGAGTCTGCATTATCACAACAGACCTCTGTAGGCATCCCGGTTGCAGCTTcttcgccgccaccgccgccaccacctctaCCTCCGGCATACTCGGTGACATCCTCAATGCCACCACACTCGGTAACATCCTCAATGCCGTCCTCACCACTCCAGCCACCACTTATACCGTTTAGTCCAATTAGGATAAGAAAGAGGGAGAAGAGAGATGGTGAGCTTGATGAGGATGATTCTACGGATGACGACAGTGACAGCTGCTCGACGCCTCTACCCCCACCCCCACCACCCGGTATGGAGTGGGAGCACATAGACCCAATCACTATGCGTCCCTTGAATTTCCCATCTCTGTTGGCTGATCGGAATGATAAAGAAGTGGCCTCACAAGTTACCATGGATGACGATTGGGTGGAATCAAGCACAGAATTTGATGGCGATGATGAAAGCGTCTCTGACAATGATGATGGCGTTGTTAGGCGTGTGGAATTGCATCAAGCAAAGAGTAGGGTTCTGGGCGATGAGAACTCATCAATGGTGGGCTGGATGACAAAGGACTCGGACTCTTCGGTTGTGGACTTGAGGAGTGACAAGTCACTGGTAGGAATTGCTAAGGAGATCGATGAGTACTTCTTGAAAGCAGCGGCAAGTGGGAGCGACGTTGTCATCCTTTTGGACTCTGCTAGCGGGCGGCTAGATACCTCAGAGTTAGAGGTAAAGAGAGGTAATAAATCAAGTTTTTTCTCATCCATATATTATCCTTGAATTTTTTGGGGAAATCCTTTATTTTTGTTTATATGACATTTGTGAACTTAGACTCTAGCATCTTATTATGTATATGTACTATGAACCTTCTCGTCAATGTATTGTTTTGTTTTCCAAAATTTTATGTATCAAGTATACACCAACACAATGGAAATCAACAGGTATTGGCAGTATTTAAACCTTTTAAGATCAACTACATcccagtagttatgaattacagtaAGTTAAAAAAGAAAATGAGTGGAATATATACTTCTCAACAAACAAGCACTTCCTGAAGAATAACACTGTTGTTTTAGGTGCAGGAAAAAAATCCAAGTCTGCCAAGGTTTTCTCCACACTTTCTTGGAGCTGGTCATTCAAGTCTGCGCAAGCTAACAGAGAATCCTCAAGTGATGCTGGTGGATACGGTTATCATGGCAAAACACTAGACAAGCTTTATGACGAGGAGCAAAAACTCTACAAATTAGTTAAGGTGCACTATGGGAGCCTTAGGATCATTTTGATTTGTTCTATGTCTCACTGAAATAACACAATGCACTCAAGGTGTAAGATCAGAGCTTATATCTTGTATGGTAGATTTTGAGGAATCGTAAAATATTTAGGAAGATGTTTCTTTGAGTAGTAAAAGTTTGATAGTTCTATCAAAGGAGACACTGATGCATGATCAATACGTGTTAGTCCGTGGGCATCACCTGATGCAAAGGCCAGGGGCGTCCTTCTTTtcgagagaaaaaaaaaagtttcttTACAAAAACTCAACACATTGTTGATTATTATTACCCTGTCTTGCAGGATGAAGAATTTGCAAGGCTCCAATACAGAAAGTACACTTCATTGCTACAGAGGCTTGAATCAGGGGAGCATGATAGATTGCATGCAGAGAAAGTTCGGGATAATATCGAGGAGCTGCAAACTCGGATTATGTCTTTAGAGGAAGCTGTAAGTTTGGCATGTTTGACCATATCAAGGCTCAGAGATGAGGAGTTATACCCTCAGGTTATTGAATTATCTGCAGGGTGAGCACCAAACTTTTGTGATATAGAAATCTAGTCTAGTAGTTCAAAGCTGCCATAATTAGTCACATGATCTCTGTTTTCAGTTCCTGATGTACAATAATTCATTTCTGGAAGTTCTGTTTATCCCACACCACATCCTTGTTATTACTCATATAAAGATATAGCTGATAATAATTTCATGTGGAGTACCCAAGTattgctttcaatgcacaattTATTCATTTCTGGAAGTTCTGTTTATCCCACTATTTTCATTGCACAATTTATTATTCCAACTTAGTGCCATGGCTACAATTTGCCTCCTTTTTGGGAAAAGAAGTGTGATGGCTACAATGCTGTCCTGTTAATTCTGCTTCCTCCCTTCTGATACTGCTATTTCTGCTGTCAGTTTTATCTTCTGACGCTCTCTTTTTTTCCTTGATTATGTTGACTTAGGCTAGTGCATATGTGGAGAAACATGTACGAGTGCCATCAGGTTCAGAATCATGTTGCCCAGCAGGCCAGTCTCCTTGGCAACCGACCTGGGAGTGAGCCGACAACTAACTCCCATTGTTACGCGGCAACTCAGTTGGAAGTTGAAGTCTCTGCATGGCACAGTTCCTTCTGCAATCTAATCACCTTGCAGCGTGAGTACGTAACCATCCTTAACCAATGGATTAGTCTCACTGACTGCCTGCCTGATGATGATGGCTTCATGAGAAGTTCGTCTGGAATCCGTAGCCTCTGTGGGGAACTTCAGCAC
Coding sequences within it:
- the LOC127342766 gene encoding protein ALTERED PHOSPHATE STARVATION RESPONSE 1 isoform X1, coding for MGCKYSKVEDEEAVRRCRDRKKLMKQLGCRRVDLAAAHITYLQALRNTGATLRQFVEVESALSQQTSVGIPVAASSPPPPPPPLPPAYSVTSSMPPHSVTSSMPSSPLQPPLIPFSPIRIRKREKRDGELDEDDSTDDDSDSCSTPLPPPPPPGMEWEHIDPITMRPLNFPSLLADRNDKEVASQVTMDDDWVESSTEFDGDDESVSDNDDGVVRRVELHQAKSRVLGDENSSMVGWMTKDSDSSVVDLRSDKSLVGIAKEIDEYFLKAAASGSDVVILLDSASGRLDTSELEVKRGAGKKSKSAKVFSTLSWSWSFKSAQANRESSSDAGGYGYHGKTLDKLYDEEQKLYKLVKDEEFARLQYRKYTSLLQRLESGEHDRLHAEKVRDNIEELQTRIMSLEEAVSLACLTISRLRDEELYPQVIELSAGLVHMWRNMYECHQVQNHVAQQASLLGNRPGSEPTTNSHCYAATQLEVEVSAWHSSFCNLITLQREYVTILNQWISLTDCLPDDDGFMRSSSGIRSLCGELQHALERLREKPAAEAIKTFLSVIHSIVLQQAEERQLKKKSDNIESKFHSQLEKHSENAMQTSGQASQARTYSVPKDEPKLDAFRKRVEEEKARYLNSLRTSRAMTLNNLQTSLPKVFQALTGFSGVCVQAFEGISRCSEVVASHSGAASPAVSSCDEHPL
- the LOC127342766 gene encoding protein ALTERED PHOSPHATE STARVATION RESPONSE 1 isoform X2, producing MGCKYSKVEDEEAVRRCRDRKKLMKQLGCRRVDLAAAHITYLQALRNTGATLRQFVEVESALSQQTSVGIPVAASSPPPPPPPLPPAYSVTSSMPPHSVTSSMPSSPLQPPLIPFSPIRIRKREKRDGELDEDDSTDDDSDSCSTPLPPPPPPGMEWEHIDPITMRPLNFPSLLADRNDKEVASQVTMDDDWVESSTEFDGDDESVSDNDDGVVRRVELHQAKSRVLGDENSSMVGWMTKDSDSSVVDLRSDKSLVGIAKEIDEYFLKAAASGSDVVILLDSASGRLDTSELEVKRGKKSKSAKVFSTLSWSWSFKSAQANRESSSDAGGYGYHGKTLDKLYDEEQKLYKLVKDEEFARLQYRKYTSLLQRLESGEHDRLHAEKVRDNIEELQTRIMSLEEAVSLACLTISRLRDEELYPQVIELSAGLVHMWRNMYECHQVQNHVAQQASLLGNRPGSEPTTNSHCYAATQLEVEVSAWHSSFCNLITLQREYVTILNQWISLTDCLPDDDGFMRSSSGIRSLCGELQHALERLREKPAAEAIKTFLSVIHSIVLQQAEERQLKKKSDNIESKFHSQLEKHSENAMQTSGQASQARTYSVPKDEPKLDAFRKRVEEEKARYLNSLRTSRAMTLNNLQTSLPKVFQALTGFSGVCVQAFEGISRCSEVVASHSGAASPAVSSCDEHPL